The DNA sequence AAGTTCTGAGACGGGCACGCGTCCCTCAAGAGCCTCAGTGATTTCTTTGCAGTTGCATTCCTCGATTTCTTTGCCCCTTGGTGCGCGGCCGATGAATTTGACGTTGGTGACCTGCAGAAGCTCTTTCTGGATTAGGTCGCCGCCTCGGTCGCCGTCAAGCAGGGCGGTTGCGTTGCGTTCTTTGGTGATTTTGCGGATTGAATCAGGCACCTTGGCGCCTTCCAGCGCGACGGTGTTGAATATGCCGCAGCGCATCAAGTTGATGACGTCTGCTCTGCCCTCGACCACGATGATGTCTTTGGAGCCTTCAAGTCCGGGTCCCGCTGGGAGATCTTCGGGGCCGTATTTCTCGACTTTACCGACCTTCATGGTGTCGCTGATTTCCTTGTAGACCTCATCTACGCTGGGCATGGATTCGATGTTCCATCGGTGCAGGATTTCTTTGGCTCTGTCGATGATGATTTTTCGGCGGGCTTCACGGATGTCTTCTATTCTTTCAAGTGTGACTCTGGCGCCGCAGGGGCCGACGCGGTTTATGCTCTCGACGCTTGCCGCGATTAGCGCGGTTGAGACTCGATCGAGGCTGGTGGGGATGGTTATGGCGCCGTTGGTGCGGTCGTTTTTAGAATGCAGATCGATTTCTATTCTGCCGATTCGACCGGTTTTTTGCAGTTCTCGCAGGTCCAGTTCGGGACCAAAAAGTCCCTCTGTTTGCCCAAAAACTGCGCCTATAACATCGGGTTTTTCAACGACTCCTTCAATTTCAAATTTAGCGTGTACAACGTACTTTATAGTAAAGGTTTGGGATGCTCCCGTAAGTGTGCAACTCCTATTGTAAGTTTATTTTTTTGGTTATTTTGTAATCGCATAATGCGAGTGTTCTCGCAATGATGAGATTAAATTTTATTCTAATCATAAATTAGGGGACATGCCATCTAATAATACTTGTGGTGCCCTGATACAGTACCTCACTGCAAAGCCGACACCATGATCGCGGAAGACCCATGAGCCTGCCCAAGCTTTGTTAACAGAAGAGTTTGGCAAAGCAGCCGTAACGGCGGCGGTAAACATGAAACCTTACAGGAAGAGAGGGAAGAGAGAGCAGCCGCACACCAAAACCTCCACTTTGCCAAACAGCGCGGTTCACGCATAATCTATACCGTTCCGGAAAAAAATAAAAGGGTATGTGACTGCAGCTGCGAAGTCACAGAGAATTCGAGCAGAACACTCCACGCTCCCGCATTTAGCCCTGAAAGCGAGCAGTTGAACCTGCAACCTTCAATGAACAGCCTTTTAAGCAAGAAAAAACTATTGTACACAAATCCGATTAATTGAGGCATACATTTGGGCAAGAAAAAAGTGTTAAATGAAGGCGCAATCAGCGAGATGGTTTTTCCCTCACAGGGCGAAATTCTCGGCGTAGTGACAAAGCTGCTTGGATTCGACCGCATCATGGTGAAATGCCAAGACGGCGCAGAACGCCTCTGCCGTATCCGCGGAAAAATGAAGCGGCGCGTCTGGATACGCGAAGGCGACATCGTAATTGTGTCTCCATGGGACTTCCAAACTGACACGCGAGGAGACGTTGTGTGGCGCTATACACATGCACAGGCAGAGAACCTGCGTAGAAAGGGGCTCTTAACCCTCTAACAAGCCGTTTTTCTATCGGCGGCAGTGGCTTGCCCCCTACATTAAGCCACATCTTTTTATTCTAAAAAAGCCGATACAAGTACCAGAGTGCACCCTAAATGGCCAAACCCCGCTTAGCTGTCTTTAACACTCAGCCCCCCCACCTCTACTTTGGAGGTGTCGAGCGGCGCATAATGGAAACAGCCAAGCGGCTTCAAAGTAGCGCTGAAATCACCGTTTACTGCGGCACCAAAGCAGGCTTTAGGCAACCCACAGTCGTTGACGGCGCAAGGCTGACTCCGATTCATTCAACCGACCGGGCATTCCCCATCGATAACTGGTTTTTCAACCGCAGCCTCACCAAAAAAGCCCGTGAAATCCAAGCTGACGTCTATGAAGCCCACGCCGTCAGCGGCTACTGTTTCGCCAGAAAACTTGTGCAGTTAGGCATCCAAAAGCCCTTCATCCACACTGTGCACGGAGTACTCGCCGACGAGTATGAGCAGGCAAAACTGGCCGGGTATCCCACGCTTAAAGCCCACGTGGCCAACCGCTTCATGGCTTATCTTGCCAAGCTGGAAAAGCAAACCGCCCACCAAGCCACCACAATAGTGACTATTAGCCGCTATTCACTAAAAAAACTAGAAAGCTGCTATGGTATCGACGCAGGCAAAGTTCGGATTGTCCCCAACGGAGTGGACCTGAAACGCTTCAAGCCGGCGGCGGATAAGGCAGCGGCGAGGCGGCAGTTCGGTTTAGGCGATGACCCCTGTGTGCTGTTTGTAGGCAGCTTGATTGCACGCAAAGGCTTACCGTATCTTGTTGAGGCAGCAAAACAAGTAGTCAAAGAGCGTGCAGACACAAAATTTTTAATCGTTGGAGAAGGGCCTCTTCGTCTACAGCTCGACGCATCCATAAAAGACGCAGGCTTAACCCGTAGCTTCCGTTTTCTGGGAAACCTAAACGAGGAAACGTTGGCTGCGGTGTACGGGTGCGCCGACGTCTTTGTTTTGCCTTCTATTCAGGAGGGACAGGGAATTGTTCTGCTGGAGGCGCAGGCATGTGGCGTGCCCGTGGTGGCCTTCGGAGTCGGCGGAGTTAACGAGGCAGTACATGGCGGGGAAACGGCTTTGTTGGCTGAAGTTGGCGATTGTGGCGAGTTGGCGGATTTTTTGCTTAGGCTGCTCTGCGATGGGGATTTGCGCGATAAGATGGGGGCTGCGGGGAGAAAGCTTGTTTGTGAGCATTTCAGCTGGGATTTATGTGCCCAAGGGATGCTGGATGTTTACCGTGATTGTGGATTGTAGATTTTGCTGGCAAGTTCATAAAGGATATACTTACAACGGGCAATTATTCTTCGAGGGACATGGGTGGGGTTATCGTTTAAGGGGTATCTTCTCTTTGCGGGTTTAGCGCTGCTGTTCCTGGGCGGCTACGTTGCGTTCTCAGCAAGCAATATGCCAACCCATTTTGACGCGCCCCCAAACCTGACAAACCCCGCTGTTGCTCTTTTAGCAGGCTCATTAACCGCGGTCGTGGGGGCTTTTGCTGCTGTTCATATCCTGCACTTCGATTCTAAGAAAAAACCCCTATAGCTACTATTAGGCGCTTATGATAATCGAGATGTGTTTGCACAAGCGCTGGGTATC is a window from the Candidatus Bathyarchaeota archaeon genome containing:
- the dnaG gene encoding DNA primase DnaG; amino-acid sequence: MKYVVHAKFEIEGVVEKPDVIGAVFGQTEGLFGPELDLRELQKTGRIGRIEIDLHSKNDRTNGAITIPTSLDRVSTALIAASVESINRVGPCGARVTLERIEDIREARRKIIIDRAKEILHRWNIESMPSVDEVYKEISDTMKVGKVEKYGPEDLPAGPGLEGSKDIIVVEGRADVINLMRCGIFNTVALEGAKVPDSIRKITKERNATALLDGDRGGDLIQKELLQVTNVKFIGRAPRGKEIEECNCKEITEALEGRVPVSELKEGGGRPQQQQPAPQPAPAPVPKKPVVPERPKVEVPDTIVQAAKALVGTLEAVLLNDKLELIERLPVSQLAEKLQQVGGVDTVVFDGIITQRIVDIAGDKNIKRIVAQRISEAVKPALNVELVTFQSFMPSA
- the eif1A gene encoding translation initiation factor eIF-1A; the encoded protein is MGKKKVLNEGAISEMVFPSQGEILGVVTKLLGFDRIMVKCQDGAERLCRIRGKMKRRVWIREGDIVIVSPWDFQTDTRGDVVWRYTHAQAENLRRKGLLTL
- a CDS encoding glycosyltransferase family 4 protein is translated as MAKPRLAVFNTQPPHLYFGGVERRIMETAKRLQSSAEITVYCGTKAGFRQPTVVDGARLTPIHSTDRAFPIDNWFFNRSLTKKAREIQADVYEAHAVSGYCFARKLVQLGIQKPFIHTVHGVLADEYEQAKLAGYPTLKAHVANRFMAYLAKLEKQTAHQATTIVTISRYSLKKLESCYGIDAGKVRIVPNGVDLKRFKPAADKAAARRQFGLGDDPCVLFVGSLIARKGLPYLVEAAKQVVKERADTKFLIVGEGPLRLQLDASIKDAGLTRSFRFLGNLNEETLAAVYGCADVFVLPSIQEGQGIVLLEAQACGVPVVAFGVGGVNEAVHGGETALLAEVGDCGELADFLLRLLCDGDLRDKMGAAGRKLVCEHFSWDLCAQGMLDVYRDCGL